The genomic interval CTGGAATTTTTGATGTAAGTCATATGGGAAAATTTATTTTAAAAGGGAAACATTCTGTAGATCTCATTCAATATTTGACCACAAATGACCTATCTAAAATAAAAATTGGACAAGCTCAATATACTTGCTTAATTAATGATAAAGGAGGGATTATAGACGATTTAGTTATTTATAAAATATCGGAAAAAAAATTTTTACTTATAGTTAATGCGGTTAATATTGAAAAAAATAAAAAATGGATAAATGATCATATAAAAAAATATGAATATTTCGATACAAAATTAATAGATACTTCTCTAGAATATTCTCTTTTAGCTATTCAAGGGCCATTGTCTTTATATTATACACAAAAATTAACGAATATTCCATTAAATAAAATTTCTTTTTATCATTTTGAAATAGGAGAATTTTCAGGAGTAAAAGATGTATTAATTTCTCGTACAGGATATACAGGATCTAAAGGAATAGAAATTTATGTTTCTAATAAAAATGCAGAAAAAATATGGAATGATATTTTAGAAGTCAATAAAGATAAAATAATTCCTTGTGGAATCGCAAGTAGAAATTCATTAAGATTAGAAATGGGATATCGTTTATATGGACAAGATATTTCCGAAGAAATAACTCCTATAGAAGCTAATTTATCTTGGGTGATTAAATTTGAAAAGGAATTTATAGCAAAAAAAATATTACAAAAACAAAAAAAAGAAGGAAATTATAAAAGGTTTATATCCTTTCTTGTAGAGGAAAAAAATAAAATTCCAAGACAAGGACATTTATTAATAGATGAAAAAGATACAACTATTGGTTATGTAACTTCCGGTGTTTACTCTCCAGTTCTAAAAAAAAGTATTGGATTAGGATATTTTTTAATAAATCATAAAAAAATAAATTCTGCATTTCTTTTTATAAGAAAGAAAAAAGTCCCTATTAAAACGGTTAAGCTCCCTTTTATAAGAACAAAAAGCTAAATCTTCGAAAGAAAAATAAAATGGGAATTTTATCAAAAAAAAAAACATAATATATTTAAAACATATTAAAAAAAATTTTTTGCTAGCTGTTCCTGTGTTTTTGACTCAATTAGGTGTAATATGTGTAGGGTTATCTGATAATGTAATGATAGGTTTTTTAGGGAAAAAAGCTTTGGCTTCAGTTTCATTAGCTAATGCGGTTTTTTTTATTATGATTATTTTTGGATTTGGAATATCTACAGCTATTTCTTCTTTAATCGCATCCATAGATGCAAAACAAGAATATAAAAAGGGAGCGATTATTTTCCATCATGGATTAGTTATAAATTTCTT from Blattabacterium cuenoti carries:
- the gcvT gene encoding glycine cleavage system aminomethyltransferase GcvT, encoding MMENFKNIIRKTILYENHVRLGAKIINYSGFYMPLQYSSSLTEHMYVRNHAGIFDVSHMGKFILKGKHSVDLIQYLTTNDLSKIKIGQAQYTCLINDKGGIIDDLVIYKISEKKFLLIVNAVNIEKNKKWINDHIKKYEYFDTKLIDTSLEYSLLAIQGPLSLYYTQKLTNIPLNKISFYHFEIGEFSGVKDVLISRTGYTGSKGIEIYVSNKNAEKIWNDILEVNKDKIIPCGIASRNSLRLEMGYRLYGQDISEEITPIEANLSWVIKFEKEFIAKKILQKQKKEGNYKRFISFLVEEKNKIPRQGHLLIDEKDTTIGYVTSGVYSPVLKKSIGLGYFLINHKKINSAFLFIRKKKVPIKTVKLPFIRTKS